From one Candidatus Neomarinimicrobiota bacterium genomic stretch:
- a CDS encoding TIGR01777 family protein: protein MDGNIKKVVISGSSGLLGTALSSYLIKKGLTLLRLVRRPEAAENEIFWNPLTGEIDAQKLEGIDAAVNFSGRNIGLGRWTKKRKKEIFESRVDSTRLLAETLSKLKDPPHSFISASAIGYYGDSGAEFMNEGAEPGTGFLPDLCVHWEEATKPAMKAGIRVVQMRSGVVLTADGGALAQMLPPFKMGVGGKLGNGKQYFSWIEIDDYVRAVYHLMTSDSIQSPVNVASPEPVTNSEFTAVLAKVLRRPALIPIPGFVLKLLFGQVAEEILLSSTRVIPQILLGSGFEFKYPDLENALRKCLNKPKP, encoded by the coding sequence ATGGACGGCAATATTAAGAAAGTTGTGATCAGCGGGTCATCCGGCTTATTAGGGACTGCACTTTCATCGTATTTGATTAAAAAAGGTCTTACTCTTTTAAGATTAGTAAGACGACCGGAGGCTGCGGAAAACGAAATTTTCTGGAACCCTCTTACCGGTGAGATTGATGCACAAAAGCTTGAAGGGATTGACGCTGCGGTAAATTTTTCAGGCAGAAACATCGGACTTGGAAGGTGGACCAAAAAGAGAAAAAAAGAGATATTTGAAAGCAGGGTCGACAGCACTCGGTTATTAGCAGAGACACTCAGTAAATTAAAGGATCCCCCGCACTCTTTCATCTCGGCAAGCGCCATCGGCTATTACGGCGATTCGGGCGCGGAATTTATGAACGAAGGAGCCGAACCGGGAACCGGATTTCTTCCGGATCTCTGTGTTCACTGGGAAGAAGCTACCAAACCCGCTATGAAAGCAGGCATACGAGTAGTCCAGATGAGGAGTGGAGTTGTCCTTACTGCGGATGGGGGCGCCCTGGCTCAGATGCTGCCTCCGTTTAAAATGGGAGTGGGAGGAAAATTGGGTAACGGAAAGCAATATTTCAGCTGGATTGAGATAGACGACTATGTTCGGGCGGTTTACCATCTCATGACATCTGATAGTATCCAGTCTCCCGTCAACGTTGCGTCGCCTGAACCGGTTACAAACAGCGAATTTACAGCGGTTCTCGCCAAAGTTCTCCGGCGTCCCGCCTTGATCCCAATACCGGGATTCGTGCTTAAACTTCTCTTTGGTCAGGTTGCGGAAGAAATACTTCTTTCAAGCACGCGCGTTATTCCACAGATACTCTTAGGGAGCGGGTTCGAGTTTAAATATCCTGATCTCGAAAACGCACTCAGAAAGTGTCTGAACAAACCTAAGCCTTAA